The following are from one region of the Centropristis striata isolate RG_2023a ecotype Rhode Island chromosome 19, C.striata_1.0, whole genome shotgun sequence genome:
- the LOC131992897 gene encoding uncharacterized protein LOC131992897, translated as MSESEAVASEQDAVVTLEEKPSEETEETCVRVFYTTRENNNNNKQAAESDSALQPLLQHQHPENHTAADTHTQTDGAADGAADGADGAPSAPPELQESAACCRGSTRSLCSSSSRAECPICSELFQSDGDHRVLLLNCDHALCHRCTAAILRRARDRSRLQCPFCRQTTPLPRWEVRRLQEESYTNSVYDAAPPPPLLLFTPAPPELQEVPAPLWRTCVPCSREPSCVLRGLRLMRPHSLCLSIAALLLLLLLLLGCFLYMVVPLIMLSILFSSG; from the coding sequence ATGTCTGAGTCAGAAGCTGTCGCCTCTGAGCAGGATGCTGTTGTTACACTAGAAGAAAAACCTTCAGAGGAAACAGAGGAGACTTGTGTGAGAGTTTTCTACACCACgagggaaaacaacaacaacaacaagcaggCAGCAGAGAGTGACTCGGCCCTGCAGCCTCTGCTGCAGCACCAACACCCGGAGAATCACacagcagcagacacacacacacagacagacggagCTGCTGACGGAGCTGCTGACGGAGCTGACGGAGCTCCATCTGCTcctccagagctgcaggagtCAGCTGCATGCTGCAGAGGGAGTACCAGGagtctgtgcagcagcagcagcagagccgaGTGTCCCATCTGCAGCGAGCTCTTCCAGTCTGACGGAGACCACCGAGTCCTCCTCCTGAACTGTGACCACGCGCTCTGTCACCGCTGCACCGCCGCCATCCTGCGGCGGGCCCGGGACCGGAGCCGGCTGCAGTGCCCCTTCTGCAGGCAGACCACCCCGCTGCCCCGCTGGGAGGTCcggaggctgcaggaggagtCCTACACTAACAGTGTTTATgatgctgctcctcctcctccgctgctCCTCTtcactcctgctcctcctgagcTGCAGGAGGTCCCTGCTCCTCTGTGGAGGACATGTGTCCCCTGCAGCAGAGAGCCGTCTTGTGTCCTCAGAGGACTGAGACTGATGCGTCCTCACTCGCTCTGTTTGTCCATCGCtgccctcctgctgctcctcctgctgctcctcggCTGCTTCCTCTACATGGTGGTTCCTCTCATCATGCTCTCCATACTCTTCAGCAGCGGCtga